In Podospora pseudoanserina strain CBS 124.78 chromosome 5, whole genome shotgun sequence, a single window of DNA contains:
- a CDS encoding hypothetical protein (EggNog:ENOG503NU3D; COG:B; COG:K), translated as MPTLRERPSRGEISPAKKSSGNSSQFSPSTSKSARSSLRESVPKDAIEVRETIEAKGDQEEDVDMADADAPTRPSIKGGPDADTEMVDAGAASIDAKPDVDADGDVDADGEPDADGEPDEQAQEDQEESDEEKDMLQLIRETSEYLCGYTIKVDGEDHEIALGFQRLVNKRSLPDYFEVIKEPMAFSTIRGKLNKRTYTSFKEFVHDVTRICHNAQVYNRPSAPIFSDAGRLLEVFKEKLAELVKDGDITAEEAVLPDLGPLPEFEDSPPPEDDEEEEQDDEEEEEDEEEEDDDSDDEGRRRRSRRGGRRARRGADNDDDPHKKRGRPPKVLTPLEARTQSLLKGLRRFKSDDGQLRILSFERLPDKADMPDYFASIRNPIALDTIKKKHKRKKYTTIDQVLQDLELMFGNAMQFNEEGSQVHEDATELLKQARLLTEEEKAKPDDEFRDEDGKLPLSHIEHKGEVWRVGDWVHIRNANDLQKPIVAQLYRLWSDASGQKWVNACWYYRPEQTVHRFDKHFYENEVVKTGQYRDHPIEDVEDRCFVMFITRYPRGRPRGLPRDKAVYLCEARYNEEKFKFNKIKTWTSCLPDEVRDRDYEMDLFEQPRVLRKVPSPIKHLLQADAKETDDLPKPTWRSMNAPPLIGAVHRRPREPNESPPPAPNPLLHTAVAPVPLAIGPPRVAMKVEHGVAGAPPYQHHAAVAPAPIHTPASHYRMQHFVPQQPPPSVPSPHPAPLHLQPQPQQPMPMHVPPHPGMGQQMQPSPHYPPHGYPQQYGPQQSPAPPPQPLHYQQHPPPPIAPAFEQHQHHPQHHRQVHPAPPVMTPSRPPMAPAPSIAPLAHPNGPPANVYNPPRAPEAYTLAEHADAAIPKEVREQFQRDENGRVLFFTAPPLKRANNGVSQEYAHLGHSVEHLANIKQIRAERARKRKERDEALAREQEANKKRSPSEEASAQKSNEQEQQARAQLMEKVILDWCAELNKGTEALEMDLGEGWKEMMQQSREENKGLTEEEIKQKNLRWFYEDLEKTGRITSEKRKEMEKMFLNKKHLEA; from the exons CCTAAGGACGCCATCGAAGTCCGAGAAACGATAGAAGCCAAGGGCGACCAGGAAGAAGACGTCGACAtggccgacgccgacgcGCCGACGCGCCCAAGCATCAAGGGAGGCCCCGATGCCGACACCGAAATGGTTGATGCCGGAGCTGCCAGCATTGACGCGAAACCAGATGTCGATGCAGATGGCGACGTagatgctgatggggagcCTGATGCCGACGGCGAGCCAGACGAACAGGCGCAAGAAGACCAGGAAGAATCAGACGAAGAGAAGGATATGCTCCAGCTCATCAGAGAAACATCCGAATACTTGTGTGGTTACACAAtcaaggttgatggaga AGACCACGAGATTGCCTTGGGGTTTCAGCGCCTCGTCAACAAGCGCAGCCTCCCAGACTATTTTGAAGTCATCAAAGAGCCAATGGCTTTTAGTACCATAAGA GGCAAGCTTAACAAAAGAACCTATACCTCGTTCAAAGAGTTCGTGCATGACGTGACGCGCATATGCCACAATGCGCAGGTGTACAACAGGCCCTCTGCTCCCATCTTTTCCGATGCTGGCCGTCTGCTGGAAGTGTTCAAGGAAAAGCTTGCAGAGCTGGTCAAGGACGGTGATATTACTGCAGAGGAAGCTGTGCTGCCGGACCTTGGACCACTGCCAGAGTTTGAAgattcccctccccctgaagatgacgaagaggaagagcaagatgatgaggaagaggaagaagatgaggaagaagaggatgacgattCGGACGACGAAGGCAGGCGGCGTCGCTCAAGAAGAGGTGGGCGTCGGGCGAGGAGAGGCGCAGACAACGACGATGATCCTCACAAAAAGCGTGGCAGACCGCCCAAGGTCTTGACACCTCTGGAGGCGCGAACCCAGTCGCTTCTGAAGGGACTGCGGAGGTTCAAGAGCGACGATGGCCAGCTGCGAATTTTGTCGTTCGAGAGGCTTCCTGACAAGGCTGACATGCCCGACTATTTTGCCTCGATTCGAAACCCCATTGCGctcgacaccatcaagaagaagcacaaGCGCAAAAAGtacaccaccatcgaccaGGTCCTGCAGGATCTAGAGTTGATGTTTGGCAACGCTATGCAGTTCAACGAGGAGGGGAGCCAGGTTCATGAAGACGCTACCGAGTTGTTGAAGCAGGCGCGTCTTCTTactgaagaggagaaggccaagccTGACGATGAGTTtcgtgatgaggatggaaagCTACCACTATCACATATCGAGCACAAAGGAGAGGTCTGGAGAGTTG GCGACTGGGTCCATATTCGTAATGCGAATGACTTGCAAAAACCAATCGTTGCCCAGCTCTACCGGCTCTGGTCTGACGCTTCTGGTCAAAAATGGGTGAATGCGTGCTGGTACTACCGGCCGGAGCAGACAGTTCATCGCTTTGACAAGCATTTTTATGAGAACGAGGTAGTCAAGACGGGGCAGTACCGTGACCACCCCATTGAAGATGTCGAGGATCGCTGCTTCGTCATGTTCATCACGCGGTACCCCAGAGGTCGGCCGCGTGGGCTGCCTCGGGACAAGGCTGTGTATCTGTGTGAGGCGCGCTACAACGAGGAAAAGTTCAAGTTTAACAAGATCAAGACTTGGACCAGCTGTCTGCCAGACGAGGTGCGCGATCGGGACTATGAAATGGACCTGTTTGAGCAGCCACGGGTGCTGAGAAAGGTTCCCAGTCCCATCAAGCACCTCTTGCAAGCTGATGCTAAAGAGACCGACGACCTTCCCAAGCCCACCTGGAGGAGCATGAACGCGCCTCCCCTAATTGGAGCCGTCCACCGCCGGCCGCGCGAGCCAAAT GAGTCGCCTCCCCCCGCTCCGAATCCCTTGCTGCACACAGCGGTCGCACCTGTGCCGCTGGCCATCGGACCTCCTCGTGTTGCCATGAAGGTCGAACATGGTGTCGCGGGAGCACCGCCCTATCAGCACCATGCTGCCGTCGCGCCTGCGCCCATCCACACGCCGGCTTCTCACTATCGCATGCAGCACTTTGTGCCACAACAGCCACCGCCCTCGGTCCCCAGTCCTCACCCGGCACcactccatctccaaccccagccccagcagccGATGCCAATGCACGTGCCGCCCCATCCTGGTATGGGACAGCAAATGCAGCCAAGCCCACACTACCCACCCCATGGGTACCCACAACAGTACGGCCCGCAGCAGTCACCGGCTCCGCCGCCGCAACCACTTCACTATCAGcaacaccctccaccacccattGCACCCGCTTTcgagcaacatcaacatcacccccagcaccaccgccaagtTCATCCTGCGCCCCCCGTCATGACACCCTCTCGCCCACCCATGGCTCCCGCCCCCAGCATCGCACCTCTCGCGCACCCCAACGGCCCACCAGCCAATGTGTACAATCCGCCTAGGGCTCCAGAGGCGTATACTCTCGCTGAGCACGCCGACGCGGCCATCCCCAAGGAAGTCCGTGAGCAGTTTCAACGCGACGAGAATGGTCGTGTCCTCTTTTTCACGGCCCCTCCGCTCAAGCGCGCCAACAATGGCGTCTCACAAGAATATGCCCACCTGGGTCACAGCGTGGAGCACCTGGCCAACATCAAACAGATCCGCGCAGAGCGCGCGCGTAAACGCAAGGAGAGGGACGAGGCTCTTGCCCGTGAGCAagaggccaacaagaagcGATCACCAAGTGAAGAGGCGTCCGCGCAGAAATCGAatgagcaggagcagcaagCCCGAGCACAACTGATGGAGAAGGTCATTCTTGATTGGTGTGCGGAGCTCAACAAGGGCACCGAAGCTCTCGAAATGGATCTTGGTGAAgggtggaaggagatgatgcagcagaGCCGGGAGGAGAACAAGGGCTTGACGGAAGAAGAGATCAAACAAAAGAATCTGCGGTGGTTTTACGAGGACCTCGAGAAGACAGGCAGGATCACGTCAGAGAAGCgaaaggagatggagaaaaTGTTTCTGAACAAGAAGCATTTGGAGGCTTGA
- a CDS encoding hypothetical protein (COG:C; EggNog:ENOG503NYEJ), whose amino-acid sequence MSADLWAGYLSGAASIIIGNPLDVLKVRLQASSSSSSSSSSPSTTTTTTNPRIITTPRNLLLGTAAPILTYGALNALLFVSYNRSESYLNSLFPSPSNPGQQGGKGSNLTTTFLAGCISGLATFLVSCPTEIIKVRSQTSSTSSWNVTTQILRQNGVKGLYQAGGVTVLRDSIGYGFYFWGYELSSGWYNSVFGTPTEETTGRALLCGGVAGVLTWASIFPLDVVKTRMQTGDTAGEQQGLLGSGGKGKGAWQMGREIYAREGIKPFFRGLGVCSLRAFVVNAAQFAVYEGAMARLTGRDKRVGVLQEGFAG is encoded by the coding sequence ATGTCAGCCGACTTGTGGGCCGGCTACCTCTCGGGCGCAGCCTCCATCATAATTGGCAACCCCCTCGACGTCCTCAAAGTCCGACTCCAAGCcagttcctcttcctcttcctcttcctcttccccttccaccaccacaaccaccaccaacccaagAATCATAACCACCCcccgcaacctcctcctcggcacagcagcccccatcctcacctaCGGCGCCTTGAACGCCCTGCTTTTTGTGTCGTATAACCGCTCAGAGTCCTACCTCAACTCTTTGTttccttccccctccaaccccggccagcaaggaggaaaaggatcAAACCTCACAACCACCTTCCTAGCAGGCTGCATCTCCGGCCTCGCCACCTTTTTGGTGTCTTGCCCAACCGAGATCATCAAAGTCCGTTCGCaaacctcctcgacctcctcctggaATGTAACAACCCAAATCCTACGGCAGAATGGCGTAAAAGGTCTCTATCAAGCCGGGGGGGTGACCGTTCTGAGAGATAGCATAGGGTACGGGTTTTATTTCTGGGGGTACGAGCTCTCCTCCGGATGGTACAACTCCGTCTTCGGCACCCCAACAGAGGAAACAACAGGGAGGGCGCTCCTCTGCGGTGGGGTGGCGGGGGTGTTGACCTGGGCGAGTATTTTCCCTTTGGATGTCGTCAAGACCAGGATGCAAACTGGGGACACGGCGGGGGAACAACAAGGTTTGTTGGGGAgtggaggaaaaggcaaagggGCGTGGcagatggggagggaaatCTACGCGAGAGAAGGGATAAAACCCTTCTTTCGGGGGCTAGGAGTCTGCAGTCTGAGGGCGTTTGTGGTCAATGCCGCGCAGTTTGCCGTTTATGAGGGGGCTATGGCTAGGTTGACGGGGAGGGACAAAAGAGTGGGGGTTTTGCAGGAGGGCTTTGCTGGGTGA
- a CDS encoding hypothetical protein (COG:U; EggNog:ENOG503NUTS) — MYQDYDPTDTARREGGRRKPELTIDTSPSPPRIKRQRDPPQTPPARETPTPSQDESASSAGGRALRLLKGTGRDTADIETFLESLTPVDIPYEMTLPNQDQQHHQPELPSSSRSKKQPDPRDSHDLSLPARQVTRDSLVANMLLSLDQMSMGQIGGGVGGTTSFGGSRPGYDDPLFSSFGDDSSRTMTFNSRTGRTGHGYSYSSDLEGADDASRMSSRGRRSNSSSGFQSNLGRINSMRETGTPGAIHSRGGKGSKSSSANSIDQGYAQVLGSQRWARGFGRSSSFDGAAEAAAPRPAPGPWHIEFSNTFFNKNNDEYDAAPMPTVPAGPRRLTTVPSLPVVPPPEPKSTEPKAQSRGSSVERRRSIRSSKSATITRKPDPMYTTVRDAPPVPALDIDSAPAPHIGYEKSKEAGLVPPQATMQPKEKQGFFRRMFGSTKTALTPSISTPPVTPAASSLGLQPKSSAPPSRESHHSTTHTLQKKTSSFFRRRKQSITDAEPPPVPIVPVAPVVHNVPAVKLPMDQLQVFPGIGKAEPSPITSLRRAMDPFLAGSPTSTAAQTPVDEPMPSIEAPESPVQAKTPAPLEEENRGRNRGFSPDYDPSPKAVIRKVDPEPSDPNNTATTPNRPPATPLASPPKSFLREDSDDEDSPVRHRKAPQSETRTLKPGAEDDRNRSPSPTVSKSKSVPNLNMARKDLRLSIRHNTDNPPTHRDSSNTLGLPLEKPSVPSFKIESAEPSPKGESIPHSAKSIDEPNEFVVGDPTEDDRQKAQKIYDGSEEFIQKDRAAAYMGEEGPVRQRVLRAYMDLFDFENQSIVSGLRLVCNRLLLRAETQQVDRILVAFTKRWCDCNPNHGFKIPDVIHTICYSIILLNTDLHIADIEHRMSKPQFVKNTMTTIRQALQESAPEAFNKRASILPGKGPQWEAEGRTSEDQNPRYSSFRASFKPPPRPGSALGTFADSADGCGPLVKAPFDGPLKAWEQQVEIVLKETYSSIRDDRLPLFGADASSPIVQTPNSLSVMSMLKRSPSVLSKAPSEGVASTRGRIQDTMKPNSRWNSKSRSRPRGFGNGFSSSRTSFDDGTSVWSPTDSSATWSKVSLGRTHTSMSMDSFGSAYPRGDYQQSIGFASALSQAIIREDNADDDGEVHPDELLDDESLELAGPPWIKEGIVSHKHFKDGNNKKPKNHNWTEVFAVIQKGQLSLFSFSPNKSMRQKNRRGPGGTLPKGAVVGGGNWQDHATNLGTFSLRHTLATAFPPGGYSHSRKHVWILNLPTGAVHFFHVGTPEISAEFVSTANYWSARLSTVPLIGGISNIEYGWSDAVINNALVAAINESTTNLPNRPPTSGSSARGHSRSGSAAAANTGTGIVPTLTRSSMQSGRSIRSSSFDFGGSLNRPGSGSSGVLGNHAGLVGSLPMRHSAKLPGDRIHIADWTPPQQSTRPSNLSEKDQLGYLQGYIKSIEAELQSHNALRSPMLLAFTPRSTNAVRAMANWERKSEYLLHEIVKFRTYAENLEMATVRRGEIYKERDIAKRAARGEEVDLDGDGEEEKKKEEGVEVAV, encoded by the exons ATGTACCAAGATTACGATCCAACCGACACGGCTCGCCGAGAAGGCGGCAGACGCAAGCCCGAACTGACTATCGACACGTCGCCGTCCCCCCCGAGAATCAAAAGACAGCGAGACCCCCCACAAACACCGCCTGCCCGCGAAACACCCACACCTTCTCAAGACGAGAGCGCCTCATCTGCTGGGGGCCGGGCGCTTAGGTTGCTCAAAGGCACGGGTAGAGACACGGCCGACATTGAGACCTTTCTTGAGAGTCTCACGCCCGTCGACATCCCCTACGAAATGACACTGCCGAACCAGgaccagcaacatcaccagcccgAACTGCCATCATCGTCTCGCTCCAAGAAGCAGCCCGACCCCCGCGACTCCCACGACCTCTCGCTGCCGGCCCGCCAGGTAACACGGGACTCGCTCGTGGCCAACATGCTCCTGTCGCTCGACCAAATGTCCATGGGCCAgattggaggaggtgttggtggtaCCACGTCATTTGGCGGGTCGAGGCCAGGGTATGACGATCCCCTCTTTTCCTCGTTTGGAGACGACAGCAGCCGAACAATGACCTTCAACTCGAGGACCGGCCGCACCGGCCACGGCTACTCGTACAGCTCTGACCTCGAAGGGGCAGACGACGCCAGCAGGATGTCATCGCGCGGCcgccgcagcaacagcagctcgGGCTTCCAGTCCAACCTCGGCCGGATCAACAGCATGCGCGAGACGGGGACACCGGGGGCAATCCATTCCAGAGGCGGCAAGGGgagcaagagcagcagcgcaAACAGCATCGATCAGGGTTACGCACAGGTTCTGGGCAGCCAGCGATGGGccagggggtttgggagatCATCGAGCTTTGATGGGgcggcagaagcagcagcaccacggCCAGCACCAGGCCCCTGGCACATTGAGTTTTCCAACACTTTtttcaacaagaacaacgATGAGTACGACGCCGCGCCGATGCCAACGGTCCCAGCCGGCCCGCGTAGACTAACCACAGTGCCGTCGTTGCCCGTCGTGCCGCCGCCCGAACCCAAGAGTACCGAGCCGAAGGCCCAATCCAGAGGGTCGAGTGTCGAACGTCGACGAAGCATCCGCTCGTCCAAGagcgccaccatcaccagaaAGCCAGACCCAATGTACACCACGGTGCGCGATGCACCGCCTGTCCCTGCTTTGGACATCGACTCAGCTCCTGCTCCACACATTGGTTACGAAAAATCTAAAGAGGCGGGTCTTGTCCCGCCACAGGCCACCATGcagccaaaagaaaagcaaggCTTCTTCAGGAGGATGTTTGGATCTACCAAGACAGCATTGACACCGAGCATCTCTACGCCACCAGTAACACCGGCCGCCTCCTCGCTCGGACTGCAGCCGAAATCATCCGCACCACCGTCACGCGAATCACATCATTCCACCACACATACGCTACAGAAAAAGACGTCGTCGTTCTTTCGGCGACGGAAACAGTCTATCACAGATGCTGAGCCACCACCGGTCCCCATCGTACCAGTGGCACCGGTGGTCCACAATGTCCCGGCGGTCAAGCTCCCTATGGATCAGCTACAGGTGTTCCCAGGGATAGGAAAGGCAGAGCCCAGCCCAATCACCAGCTTACGGCGGGCCATGGACCCGTTCCTTGCTGGCAGCCCCACGTCGACCGCTGCCCAGACCCCTGTGGACGAGCCAATGCCTTCGATTGAGGCCCCAGAATCTCCTGTTCAGGCCAAGACTCCCGCGCCACTGGAAGAGGAGAACCGCGGTAGGAACCGCGGCTTTTCACCGGACTATGACCCGAGTCCAAAAGCTGTTATACGCAAAGTCGACCCCGAACCCAGTGATCCCAACAACACTgccaccacaccaaaccGGCCCCCTGCTACGCCTCTGGCCTCGCCGCCCAAGTCTTTTCTACGCGAAGACagtgatgacgaggacagCCCGGTACGGCATCGCAAGGCTCCTCAGTCTGAAACCAGGACCCTCAAGCCTGGGGCGGAAGATGACAGGAACCGgtcaccgtcaccaacgGTATCCAAGTCCAAGAGCGTTCCAAACCTTAACATGGCCAGGAAAGACTTGAGACTTTCGATCCGACACAATACCGACAACCCGCCCACTCACCGTGACAGTTCCAACACGCTCGGCCTGCCACTTGAAAAGCCAAGTGTGCCCAGCTTCAAGATCGAAAGCGCCGAGCCGAGTCCCAAGGGTGAATCCATTCCTCACTCAGCCAAGTCCATTGATGAACCAAACGAGTTTGTGGTGGGAGATCCGACGGAAGATGACCGTCAAAAGGCACAGAAGATTTATGATGGCAGTGAGGAGTTCATCCAAAAGGACCGGGCGGCGGCTTACatgggtgaagaaggcccTGTTCGCCAGAGAGTGCTACGTGCTTACATGGATCTCTTCGACTTTGAGAACCAGAGCATTGTGAGCGGCTTGCGCTTGGTGTGCAAccgcctgctgctgaggGCTGAAACACAGCAAGTGGACAGGATCTTGGTAGCCTTTACCAAGAGGTGGTGCGACTGCAACCCAAATCATGGTTTCAAAATACCAG ATGTTATTCACACTATTTGCTACTCAATCATTCTTCTCAACACGGATCTTCATATTGCCGATATTGAGCACAGAATGAGCAAGCCCCAGTTCGTCAAGAACACCATGACCACCATCAGACAGGCCCTTCAAGAGTCGGCGCCTGAGGCGTTCAACAAGCGTGCGAGCATCCTCCCGGGCAAGGGGCCCCAGTGGGAGGCGGAAGGTCGCACGTCGGAGGACCAAAACCCGAGATATAGCAGCTTCCGGGCTTCGttcaagccaccaccacgtccCGGTTCGGCGCTTGGGACGTTTGCGGATTCGGCTGACGGATGTGGCCCTCTTGTCAAGGCGCCATTTGACGGGCCGCTGAAGGCATGGGAGCAACAAGTGGAAATTGTCTTGAAAGAGACATATTCTTCGATCCGCGATGACCGTTTGCCGTTGTTCGGCGCCGATGCCTCGAGCCCCATCGTCCAGACCCCAAACAGCTTGTCCGTCATGAGCATGCTCAAGCGGTCACCCAGTGTGCTTAGCAAAGCGCCATCAGAGGGTGTTGCTTCCACCCGGGGCCGCATTCAGGACACAATGAAGCCCAACTCGAGGTGGAACTCCAAGAGCAGATCAAGACCACGAGGCTTTGGCAACGGCTTCTCGTCAAGTAGGACTAGCTTTGACGATGGAACGTCTGTCTGGAGCCCTACCGATTCCTCAGCGACTTGGAGTAAGGTGTCGCTGGGTAGGACCCACACCTCCATGTCGATGGACTCGTTCGGCTCGGCGTATCCCCGTGGCGACTACCAGCAGTCGATTGGATTTGCCAGCGCTCTGAGCCAGGCGATTATCCGGGAGGACAatgccgacgacgacggggaggTTCATCCTGATGagttgttggatgatgagtcTCTTGAGCTTGCCGGTCCTCCATGGATCAAGGAAGGAATTGTGAGCCACAAGCACTTCAAGGATGGGAACAAtaagaagcccaagaaccACAATTGGACCGAAGTGTTTGCGGTCATCCAAAAGGGGCAGCTgagcctcttctccttttcgcCGAACAAGTCGATGAGACAGAAGAACAGACGGGGTCCTGGCGGGACTCTTCCCAAGGGTGccgtggtgggtgggggCAACTGGCAAGACCATGCTACCAACCTGGGTACTTTCTCGCTCAGGCATACTCTCGCCACTGCTTTCCCTCCTGGGGGGTACAGCCATTCCCGCAAGCACGTCTGGATCCTGAACCTGCCCACCGGCGCCGTTCACTTCTTCCACGTCGGCACACCCGAGATCAGCGCCGAGTTCGTCAGCACGGCCAACTACTGGAGCGCCCGACTCAGCACAGTACCACTGATTGGTGGTATCTCCAACATCGAGTACGGCTGGAGCGACGCGGTTATCAACAACGCGCTCGTAGCCGCCATTAACGAAAGcacaaccaacctccccaaccgccccCCAACATCCGGCAGCAGCGCCCGAGGCCACTCCCGCTCCGGCAGTGCGGCCGCTGCCAACACCGGCACAGGGATAGTacccaccctcacccgcTCCTCCATGCAATCCGGCCGCTCCATCCGCTCTTCGTCCTTTGACTTTGGCGGCTCTCTCAACCGCCCTGGCTCGGGCTCCTCGGGCGTCCTCGGCAACCACGCCGGCCTGGTCGGCTCCCTTCCTATGCGTCACTCGGCCAAGCTGCCCGGTGATCGCATCCACATTGCCGACTGGACACCACCGCAGCAGTCCACCCGCCCCAGCAACCTGTCCGAGAAGGACCAGCTGGGGTATCTGCAGGGGTACATCAAGAGTATCGAGGCGGAACTGCAGAGCCACAACGCGCTTAGGAGCCCTATGCTGCTTGCGTTCACCCCGAGGAGCACGAACGCGGTGAGGGCCATGGCGAattgggagaggaagagcgAGTATTTGCTGCATGAGATTGTCAAGTTTAGGACGTATGCCGAGAATTTGGAGATGgcgacggtgaggaggggggagatttACAAGGAGAGGGATATTGCGAAGCGGGCGGCgaggggtgaggaggttgatttggacggggatggggaggaggagaagaagaaagaggagggggttgaggtggctGTGTAA
- a CDS encoding hypothetical protein (EggNog:ENOG503NXGR) — protein sequence MASSADMASTSYFGRPVAKHRLATDFDLLVKWSRVLGARPENPSCILSQLSKEDQAALFSPSFEQFRIADDASEGPKIEIVQNKLYERLGVAPMDPDLAAMMVSDNYKRSEKSLYDVACHLRDAEEESGVLYDFCLQKAKNAGWTDYEAHQYAKMYRSRHFIHIVRRRQQEIRDEKRKLTIPGYTPIERDLIPVIEDPLEAASTAGLRSYFADLPEATSTLASVRLAENGPPASAYADPTYDLQQIPVSAPTSNVGHMQAARHEYHPSSSPHVTTSVVDQLRLEDIQLYQTPSPVGEPSQANATPFTPSPAPMTTKASYSGYVSGASDTSMEAQASDNSGQFSDASSAVTEMPVYAADDDDCDDADGGALLPRDLAESLGIPSLIPYSSHVTQQPVFQTMPTVPQGGLLGAGLSGYWLPVYAASDVAEDGNQNSPAFQFPPLNAPVANTECNSPDLVLTTTTQFGDTQLTTFQTPAKGPRNSLSENVKVTQYPESRQQLWNGMTCYDVPSSALGFLKKHQIFPTYWTTKLGKERFLRHKFSDLKHADAKVMRNKSLGKVARNPVYIVVDLSNIIIGFYDKMKEKRGIPLGRRVIAPAFSFNNFDTLLARDRSVGKRILAGSLGSATKSLPSHVKQAGAIGYDVNLLHRVSKPVSPRKMRADLHSDTSNDDDDLFTGPMKLGEQGVDEVLHLKLLQLDFDHKPGTICLGTGDAASAEYSDGFLKNIERLLERGWRVELYGWAHNISFAWRDEFETKWADFFKIIELDEFCEELFDMTVESIPDFKPAF from the coding sequence ATGGCTTCATCCGCCGACATGGCGTCGACCTCCTACTTTGGTCGGCCCGTAGCCAAGCACCGGCTTGCCACCGACTTCGACCTGCTTGTCAAGTGGTCCCGGGTCCTTGGAGCACGCCCGGAGAACCCCTCCTGCATCCTGTCGCAGCTCTCCAAGGAAGACCAAGCTGCCCTGTTCTCTCCATCATTCGAGCAGTTCCGCATCGCCGACGACGCGTCGGAGGGTCCCAAGATTGAGATCGTCCAGAACAAGCTGTACGAGCGACTTGGAGTCGCCCCTATGGATCCCGACCTGGCCGCCATGATGGTCTCTGACAACTACAAGCGTTCCGAGAAGTCTTTGTACGATGTCGCCTGCCACCTGCGtgacgccgaggaggagtcTGGCGTTCTCTACGACTTTTGCCTCCAGAAAGCCAAAAACGCGGGCTGGACTGACTACGAAGCTCACCAGTACGCCAAGATGTACCGGTCCAGGCATTTCATTCACATTGTGCGCCGCCGGCAACAGGAGATCAGAGACGAGAAGCGCAAGCTCACCATTCCCGGCTATACCCCGATTGAGCGGGATTTGATTCCTGTGATTGAAGACCCTCTTGAAGCTGCCTCAACCGCTGGGCTGCGGTCGTACTTTGCTGACCTTCCCGAGGCCACCTCGACCCTGGCATCTGTCCGTCTTGCAGAGAATGGCCCTCCCGCCTCAGCGTATGCCGACCCGACTTACGACCTTCAACAAATACCAGTTTCTGCGCCTACCAGCAATGTGGGACACATGCAGGCCGCCCGTCACGAGtaccatccatcatcttctcctcacGTCACCACATCAGTTGTCGATCAGTTGCGACTTGAAGACATTCAGCTGTACCAGACGCCGTCGCCCGTTGGCGAGCCCTCTCAGGCGAATGCCACCCCTTTCACCCCATCACCCGCTCCCATGACCACGAAGGCCTCCTACTCTGGTTATGTCTCGGGCGCCAGCGACACCTCCATGGAGGCTCAAGCATCTGACAACTCAGGCCAGTTCTCCGACGCATCTTCTGCTGTTACAGAGATGCCTGTGTATGCTGCAGATGACGACGATTGTGATGACGCCGACGGCGGCGCCTTGTTGCCCAGAGACCTTGCTGAGTCGCTTGGAATCCCCTCTCTGATCCCTTACTCCTCACATGTCACTCAACAACCTGTCTTTCAGACAATGCCCACAGTTCCGCAGGGAGGCCTCTTGGGTGCCGGTCTGAGCGGATACTGGCTTCCCGTGTACGCCGCTTCCGATGTCGCTGAGGACGGAAACCAAAACTCCCCTGCGTTTCAGTTCCCCCCTCTGAACGCTCCTGTTGCCAATACCGAGTGCAACAGCCCCGACCTTGtgctcaccaccactactcAGTTTGGTGATACCCAGTTGACGACTTTTCAGACTCCTGCCAAGGGCCCGCGGAATTCCTTGTCTGAGAATGTCAAGGTGACCCAGTACCCTGAGTCTCGACAGCAGCTGTGGAACGGAATGACATGTTACGATGTCCCCTCATCTGCCCTGGGCTTTTTGAAAAAGCATCAGATTTTTCCGACGTACTGGACCACCAAGCTGGGCAAGGAGCGCTTTCTGCGCCACAAGTTCAGCGATTTGAAGCACGCAGATGCCAAGGTCATGCGTAACAAATCCTTGGGCAAGGTTGCTCGCAATCCTGTCTACATTGTCGTCGACTTGTCCAACATCATTATTGGCTTCTACgacaagatgaaggagaagcgTGGCATTCCCCTTGGCAGGCGCGTTATTGCCCCTGCCTTCAGCTTCAATAACTTCGACACGCTGCTTGCCCGCGATCGGAGTGTCGGGAAGCGTATTCTTGCCGGATCACTTGGAAGCGCCACCAAGTCTTTGCCAAGCCATGTCAAGCAAGCTGGCGCCATAGGCTATGATGTTAACCTTTTGCATCGTGTGTCCAAGCCAGTTTCGCCGCGTAAGATGCGAGCGGATCTTCATTCGGACACTTccaacgatgacgacgacctcTTTACCGGCCCCATGAAGCTGGGCGAGCAAGGTGTCGACGAGGTTCTCCatctcaagcttcttcaGCTTGATTTTGATCACAAGCCTGGCACCATTTGCCTGGGCACTGGCGATGCTGCGTCTGCCGAGTACTCTGACGGTTTTTTGAAGAACATTGAGCGTCTCCTTGAGCGCGGCTGGCGTGTCGAGTTGTACGGATGGGCTCATAACATTTCCTTTGCCTGGCGCGACGAGTTTGAGACCAAGTGGGCTGATTTCTTCAAGATCATTGAGCTGGACGAGTTCTGTGAGGAGCTTTTTGACATGACCGTTGAGTCCATCCCGGACTTCAAACCGGCCTTTTAA